From Acidobacteriota bacterium, one genomic window encodes:
- a CDS encoding competence/damage-inducible protein A, protein METAEIIAIGSELLTPHRVDSNSLYLTRQLNSIGIEVDLKVVAGDQETRLEQVVRSAVERSPLVIATGGLGPTEDDITRKVFARVLRRQMVLQHDILQTIRDRFRGRGLEMPGNNARQALVPVGARILDNRLGTAPGLWLEKGEVVIVLLPGVPSEMKAIFEESCLPLLSQRSKGFHLFTRVLRSTGMTESQLDEQIAPIYTAYKNPVTTILSGKGEIQIHLTGRAKSLQEAEALVDKVADPIQVTLGDVIFSTGDQGLEQVVGECLLRKEETLAVAESCTGGLIAERITRVPGSSRYFMGGVTCYSNQSKVEFTGMPPLLLEMSGAVSAEVAKSLAEGIRERMGASIGIGVTGVAGPSGGSEEKPVGLVHLALAMGNQVEHREFRFSGDRERIRFWASQTALDMVRRRLL, encoded by the coding sequence ATGGAAACCGCCGAAATCATCGCTATTGGGTCGGAGCTGCTGACTCCACACCGGGTGGACTCCAATTCCCTCTACCTGACCCGACAACTCAACTCCATCGGCATTGAAGTGGATCTCAAGGTGGTTGCCGGAGACCAGGAAACCCGCTTGGAGCAGGTGGTGAGGTCGGCGGTGGAGCGGTCTCCGCTGGTGATTGCGACCGGTGGACTGGGACCGACGGAAGACGACATTACCAGGAAGGTGTTCGCTCGCGTGCTGCGAAGGCAGATGGTGCTGCAGCATGACATTCTTCAGACCATCCGGGATCGCTTCCGGGGCAGGGGGCTGGAGATGCCGGGCAACAATGCCCGCCAGGCCTTGGTTCCCGTGGGGGCTCGGATCCTCGATAACCGGCTGGGGACGGCTCCGGGCCTCTGGCTGGAAAAAGGGGAGGTGGTCATCGTTCTGCTCCCGGGAGTGCCTTCGGAAATGAAGGCGATCTTTGAAGAGTCCTGCCTGCCGTTGCTCAGCCAGCGGTCGAAAGGATTTCATCTGTTTACGCGGGTGTTGAGATCGACCGGAATGACGGAGTCCCAACTCGACGAACAGATCGCTCCGATCTATACGGCCTACAAGAATCCGGTGACCACCATTTTGTCCGGCAAGGGAGAAATACAGATTCACCTGACCGGCCGCGCAAAGTCGCTGCAGGAAGCCGAGGCCCTGGTAGACAAAGTGGCCGATCCGATCCAGGTAACGTTGGGAGACGTCATCTTTTCCACGGGCGACCAGGGCCTGGAACAGGTCGTGGGTGAGTGCCTTCTCAGGAAGGAGGAGACGCTGGCCGTGGCTGAGAGCTGCACCGGTGGGCTGATTGCCGAGAGAATCACACGGGTTCCCGGCAGCTCCAGGTATTTTATGGGCGGGGTCACCTGTTACAGCAACCAATCCAAAGTGGAGTTTACCGGCATGCCGCCACTGCTGTTGGAGATGAGCGGCGCCGTCAGCGCAGAGGTGGCCAAGAGTTTGGCAGAGGGCATTCGTGAACGGATGGGAGCCAGCATCGGTATTGGAGTGACGGGTGTGGCCGGCCCTTCCGGCGGCAGCGAGGAAAAACCGGTAGGACTGGTCCATCTGGCCCTGGCCATGGGAAACCAGGTTGAGCATCGGGAGTTTCGATTCAGCGGTGATCGAGAGAGGATCCGTTTCTGGGCCTCCCAGACGGCTCTGGACATGGTGCGGCGCAGGTTGCTGTGA
- a CDS encoding NAD(P)-dependent glycerol-3-phosphate dehydrogenase, producing MKRVAIIGGGGWGTALSIALSGMGHRIRLWVYESELVSAINERRCNPLYLSGFSIPDPVVATDSLDFGLEGAEIVVTALPANCCRRIYQEMLPYLRPEVILVSATKGLESTSLQRMSEVMEAVVSTRFRPRMAAISGPTFAREVARGDPTAIVVAGPDPTVNRVVQTEFSGPSLRFYTNTDIIGVELGGAVKNVIAIAAGVCAGMGLGCNAVAAVVTRGLVEMTRLVVACGGRSETMAGLAGLGDLVLTCHGELSRNRRVGFQLGKGHELADITAGMRTVAEGIPATGATLELAARYGLEMPITEQVNLMLHHRKNPGEAVRDLMGRRLKEE from the coding sequence ATGAAACGGGTGGCGATCATAGGCGGAGGAGGTTGGGGGACGGCTCTTTCCATTGCTCTATCCGGAATGGGACACCGGATTCGACTCTGGGTCTATGAGTCGGAGTTGGTGTCCGCCATCAACGAGAGGCGGTGCAACCCTCTCTACCTCAGCGGTTTTTCGATCCCGGACCCGGTGGTCGCCACCGATTCTCTCGACTTTGGCCTGGAAGGGGCCGAAATCGTGGTGACGGCCCTCCCGGCCAACTGTTGCCGCCGGATCTACCAGGAGATGCTTCCATACCTGCGTCCCGAGGTGATCCTGGTGAGCGCCACCAAGGGGCTTGAAAGCACCAGCCTGCAGCGCATGTCGGAGGTGATGGAGGCTGTTGTCTCAACCCGTTTTCGGCCGCGAATGGCGGCGATCTCCGGTCCCACCTTCGCCAGGGAGGTAGCTCGGGGCGATCCGACGGCCATCGTGGTGGCGGGACCCGATCCAACCGTCAACCGGGTCGTGCAAACCGAATTCTCCGGTCCCTCGCTTCGTTTCTACACCAATACCGATATCATCGGCGTCGAGCTGGGTGGGGCGGTCAAGAACGTGATCGCCATCGCCGCAGGAGTATGTGCCGGTATGGGATTGGGTTGCAATGCGGTCGCGGCGGTGGTGACACGCGGTTTGGTGGAAATGACGCGGTTGGTTGTGGCCTGCGGCGGTCGAAGTGAGACCATGGCCGGACTTGCCGGCCTGGGGGACCTGGTACTGACCTGCCATGGCGAGCTCAGTCGCAATCGCCGCGTCGGCTTCCAATTGGGAAAGGGACACGAGTTGGCCGATATCACGGCGGGAATGAGGACGGTGGCGGAAGGAATTCCAGCGACCGGGGCCACCTTGGAGCTGGCAGCCCGTTACGGATTGGAAATGCCCATAACCGAGCAGGTGAACCTGATGCTTCACCACCGAAAGAATCCGGGGGAGGCCGTGAGAGACTTGATGGGAAGACGGCTGAAGGAGGAATGA